The proteins below come from a single Methanomassiliicoccus sp. genomic window:
- a CDS encoding methanogenesis marker 2 protein, whose translation MDLQALAEKLRKYPGVTRKRTISEVIGFFPLIPQDNVLAAYGDDAAVIGFNDDVLLLAADGIMESLMKTNPFYAGYFAVLVNLNDISAMGGVPLAMVDIVSMKEENVCAQVMKGMEAAVQKFGVPIVGGHTHPDCGYNAIDVAVLGTARRDSVIYSHTARAGDDIIFAMDLIGFFPTALPYAWDTTSLKDSETCRKQMLIMNEIGKRHLVRSGKDISNPGCIGTLGMLLETSGKGGRVELDRIPRPQDVDFEQWLLAYQGCGFTITCDPGCSREIIEIFDTVGITAAVVGMVNDTNELVISDNESTAVVFDLKHDVITGCDPSKLPSHAQR comes from the coding sequence ATGGACCTGCAAGCTCTTGCAGAGAAGCTCAGGAAGTATCCGGGGGTAACCCGCAAGAGGACCATTTCCGAGGTCATAGGTTTCTTCCCCCTCATTCCTCAGGACAACGTCCTCGCAGCCTATGGAGATGATGCCGCGGTCATCGGTTTCAATGACGACGTTCTTCTTCTGGCCGCTGATGGAATCATGGAAAGCCTGATGAAGACCAATCCATTCTATGCTGGTTACTTCGCTGTTCTTGTGAACCTGAACGACATCTCCGCCATGGGCGGTGTGCCGTTGGCCATGGTGGACATTGTCTCCATGAAGGAGGAGAACGTCTGCGCTCAGGTCATGAAAGGCATGGAGGCTGCGGTGCAGAAGTTCGGGGTCCCCATCGTCGGCGGTCATACCCACCCTGATTGTGGATACAACGCCATCGACGTTGCTGTTCTCGGCACAGCCCGAAGAGACTCGGTCATCTATTCTCATACTGCCAGGGCGGGCGATGACATCATATTCGCGATGGACCTCATCGGCTTCTTTCCTACCGCACTTCCGTATGCATGGGACACCACATCCTTGAAGGACTCGGAGACCTGCCGCAAGCAGATGCTGATCATGAACGAGATCGGCAAGAGGCATCTTGTCCGTTCCGGAAAGGACATCAGCAATCCGGGGTGCATAGGCACTCTGGGAATGCTCCTGGAGACCAGCGGTAAGGGTGGCAGGGTGGAGCTTGATAGGATCCCCCGTCCCCAGGACGTCGATTTCGAGCAGTGGTTACTTGCCTACCAGGGCTGCGGTTTTACGATAACGTGTGATCCTGGCTGTTCCCGTGAGATCATAGAGATCTTCGATACGGTCGGCATCACCGCCGCTGTCGTGGGAATGGTGAACGACACCAATGAGCTGGTCATATCTGATAATGAGTCTACCGCAGTGGTGTTCGACCTGAAGCATGACGTGATAACTGGATGCGATCCGAGCAAGTTGCCTTCACATGCACAAAGATGA
- the nrdD gene encoding anaerobic ribonucleoside-triphosphate reductase, giving the protein MKASEEKQSTNMYGDNRESTELTLFVRTSDEELKKWDRSKIYDALIRETTISEDAAAIISREVEKMIAELEIDMITAPLIRELTNAKLVEYGLSKIRKQHTRLGVPLYDARQIIMMPNKENANVPHGPEATNLTLAENIKKEFALLEVFTQDLADAHMRGDIHLHDLGMVDRPYCSGQSIEYVKRFGLNLPNALSIAKPARHPEVLIEQIIKFSAALQGHFSGAIGWDAFNLFLAPYLVDVDDKRMKQLAQILIYEFAQQAVARGGQSIFSDLNLYWEVPDHFVGVPAIGPEGKFTGKNYEDYLPEAQRFINALFDVYLEGDAMGRPFFFPKPNVHMTEKFFQTEGHEEFLNKISKVASEKGNTYFVFDRGGTAKISECCRLTFKLEQSDLDDAKTPWKMRYSAMQNVTINLPRVAYDAHQNDERLFELLTKRLEMVAQAHVQKREFITQLFNMGKDGPLSLLTMNMDGESYYRINKSSFLVGMVGLNELVQYHTGKQLHESKEAMMFGLKVISYMKTEAERIGNEYGLKMPLEQTPAESTAYRFAKLDMKYYPLQSPTVIKGNKKNGEIYYTNSTYMNVGADISAIERVKMEGRFHPLIDAGSLTHVWLGESKPSPESIAAFVVKTFQNTSNAQICFSPEFTSCLGCGKTARGLREACSYCGSPDVEGITRVTGFFSKTKGWNKGKMGELKDRTRNIIE; this is encoded by the coding sequence ATGAAAGCATCTGAAGAAAAGCAATCGACCAATATGTACGGGGACAATAGGGAATCGACCGAACTCACGCTGTTCGTTAGGACGTCCGATGAGGAGCTCAAGAAGTGGGACCGTTCTAAGATATATGATGCCCTGATAAGGGAAACAACGATCAGCGAGGATGCGGCGGCGATCATCTCCCGTGAGGTCGAGAAGATGATAGCAGAGCTCGAGATAGATATGATCACTGCTCCGTTGATCAGAGAGCTCACAAACGCTAAGCTTGTTGAATATGGACTCTCTAAGATCAGAAAGCAGCACACCCGTCTAGGTGTCCCGCTATACGATGCACGGCAGATCATAATGATGCCCAACAAGGAGAACGCTAACGTTCCCCATGGGCCGGAGGCCACCAACCTCACTCTCGCGGAGAACATCAAGAAGGAGTTCGCTCTCCTGGAAGTGTTCACGCAGGACCTTGCCGATGCTCACATGCGCGGGGACATACACCTTCATGATCTTGGCATGGTCGACCGCCCGTACTGCTCAGGACAGAGCATCGAGTACGTGAAGAGGTTCGGCCTTAACCTTCCGAATGCCCTTAGCATCGCCAAGCCGGCACGGCACCCTGAGGTGCTGATCGAACAGATCATCAAGTTCTCCGCAGCCCTGCAGGGACACTTCTCCGGAGCCATCGGCTGGGACGCCTTCAATCTGTTCCTAGCCCCTTATCTGGTCGATGTTGACGATAAGCGGATGAAGCAGCTTGCCCAGATCCTCATCTATGAGTTCGCTCAGCAGGCCGTCGCTAGAGGGGGTCAGAGCATCTTCTCCGACCTGAACCTCTACTGGGAGGTGCCTGACCATTTCGTCGGCGTTCCGGCGATAGGGCCAGAGGGCAAGTTCACCGGCAAGAACTACGAAGACTACCTCCCCGAGGCCCAGAGGTTTATCAACGCCCTGTTCGATGTTTATCTAGAGGGGGACGCAATGGGGAGGCCGTTCTTCTTCCCCAAACCTAACGTCCACATGACAGAGAAGTTCTTCCAGACCGAGGGGCACGAGGAGTTCCTGAACAAGATCTCCAAGGTCGCGTCCGAGAAGGGTAACACCTACTTCGTCTTCGACCGCGGCGGAACTGCCAAGATATCCGAGTGCTGCCGCCTGACCTTCAAGCTGGAACAGTCCGACCTGGACGACGCCAAGACCCCATGGAAGATGAGATATTCTGCCATGCAGAACGTTACCATCAACCTCCCCCGGGTAGCATACGATGCTCATCAGAACGATGAGCGCCTGTTCGAGCTGTTGACCAAAAGGCTGGAGATGGTGGCCCAAGCCCATGTCCAGAAGAGGGAGTTCATCACGCAACTGTTCAACATGGGTAAGGACGGACCCCTGTCCCTCCTCACCATGAACATGGATGGAGAGTCATACTACAGGATCAACAAGTCCTCCTTCCTGGTGGGAATGGTCGGGCTCAACGAGCTAGTGCAATATCACACCGGTAAGCAGCTCCACGAGTCCAAGGAAGCAATGATGTTCGGCCTCAAGGTCATCTCCTACATGAAGACCGAGGCTGAGCGCATTGGAAACGAATATGGTCTGAAGATGCCCCTGGAGCAGACCCCGGCAGAGTCGACGGCCTACCGCTTCGCCAAACTGGACATGAAATACTACCCGCTCCAGTCACCGACGGTCATCAAGGGCAACAAGAAGAACGGAGAGATATACTACACGAACTCCACCTACATGAACGTGGGAGCGGACATATCCGCTATCGAGAGGGTAAAGATGGAGGGCCGCTTCCATCCTCTGATCGATGCGGGCTCCCTCACCCATGTGTGGCTTGGAGAGTCGAAACCCTCGCCGGAGAGCATTGCGGCGTTCGTGGTCAAGACGTTCCAGAACACCTCCAACGCCCAGATCTGCTTCAGCCCGGAGTTCACCTCCTGCCTTGGCTGCGGGAAGACCGCGAGAGGGCTGCGCGAGGCATGCTCCTACTGCGGCTCCCCTGATGTTGAAGGCATCACCCGTGTGACCGGGTTCTTCTCCAAGACCAAGGGATGGAACAAGGGCAAGATGGGTGAGCTCAAGGACCGCACCAGGAACATCATAGAGTGA
- a CDS encoding PDZ domain-containing protein produces MDGLIIALAVIGIYIVLAYALNRRGILAKFNMTMWGPFIMWRTKRGKDLIEKLSKPTRFWNAYALLSKVLVIGTMVFIMALLIWEAFLVPSIPAENAPSVEMLIGLPGINPIIPIWYGILGLVVAVFIHEFAHGILTRVGNMAVKALGIVFLVVPMGAFVEPDEEALVKVDKKKRTSVYAVGPGTNIIAAIICALLFSSIMVASAEPIRDNPLVVSVADGSPATLGGLSYGDQIISVNGVAIGNGQYSNFDAPDPGTNASVTFYRGDDLLQANVISGVVFTTIADDLPADNAGLRNGMILSSLNGSVVRNEADFRNILMSIAPGTTVPVSALVFNSTSGSYEAASTVSSITPVSKKEYFATHYGQDAEDIAYVGVNTAYMGAVTNDPQVILDKLGNPFAGADSFNDFISGTLVYIALPFYGLQPLQSPLSDIFVPGGIFAGIPTDIFWMIANSLYWIFWINLMVGMTNALPAVPLDGGFLFKDWLDSIVNKVKKKSDQATRDMYVNSITWAFALLVLFLIVWQLIGPRLL; encoded by the coding sequence ATGGACGGCCTAATTATCGCCCTGGCAGTCATCGGTATTTACATTGTACTCGCTTATGCCCTTAACCGCAGAGGCATCCTCGCGAAGTTCAACATGACCATGTGGGGCCCTTTCATAATGTGGAGGACCAAGCGTGGCAAGGACCTCATCGAGAAGCTGTCCAAGCCCACAAGGTTCTGGAACGCCTATGCCCTTCTAAGCAAGGTCCTTGTCATAGGCACCATGGTATTCATCATGGCGTTGCTCATATGGGAGGCCTTCCTGGTACCCAGCATACCTGCCGAGAACGCTCCATCCGTGGAAATGCTCATCGGCCTGCCGGGCATCAATCCCATAATACCCATCTGGTACGGCATTTTGGGCCTGGTGGTGGCCGTTTTCATCCACGAGTTCGCCCACGGGATCCTAACAAGGGTTGGAAATATGGCCGTCAAGGCCCTGGGCATCGTGTTCCTGGTCGTGCCCATGGGAGCGTTCGTGGAGCCTGACGAGGAAGCGCTGGTCAAGGTCGACAAGAAGAAGAGGACCTCGGTCTATGCAGTAGGGCCGGGCACCAACATCATCGCCGCCATCATTTGTGCGCTCTTGTTCTCTTCGATCATGGTGGCGTCGGCCGAGCCCATAAGGGACAACCCCTTGGTGGTCTCGGTGGCCGACGGCAGCCCCGCCACGCTGGGGGGATTGAGCTACGGCGACCAGATAATCTCCGTCAACGGGGTAGCTATAGGCAACGGACAGTACAGCAACTTCGACGCTCCTGACCCAGGTACGAATGCCTCCGTCACCTTCTATCGAGGTGACGATCTATTGCAGGCTAACGTCATCTCAGGGGTGGTCTTCACCACCATCGCTGATGATCTTCCTGCGGACAATGCGGGCCTGCGGAACGGCATGATACTGTCTTCCCTGAACGGCTCCGTGGTAAGGAACGAGGCTGATTTCAGGAACATCCTGATGTCAATCGCTCCGGGGACCACGGTCCCGGTCTCCGCACTGGTCTTCAATTCCACCTCCGGTTCATATGAGGCCGCATCGACGGTTAGCAGCATAACGCCGGTGAGCAAGAAGGAGTACTTCGCGACGCACTATGGTCAGGATGCCGAGGACATCGCCTATGTGGGAGTGAACACGGCCTACATGGGTGCTGTGACCAACGACCCCCAGGTGATCCTGGACAAGCTGGGAAACCCCTTCGCGGGCGCGGATTCCTTCAACGATTTCATCTCCGGGACGCTGGTCTACATCGCCCTACCGTTCTACGGGCTTCAGCCTCTCCAGAGCCCCCTGTCGGACATATTCGTACCTGGCGGAATATTCGCTGGCATACCCACCGATATCTTCTGGATGATCGCCAACAGCCTGTACTGGATATTCTGGATCAACCTCATGGTGGGGATGACCAACGCTCTGCCGGCAGTGCCCCTGGACGGAGGGTTCCTGTTCAAGGATTGGCTCGACAGCATCGTGAACAAGGTCAAGAAAAAATCTGATCAGGCCACACGGGACATGTACGTGAACTCCATCACCTGGGCCTTCGCGCTGCTAGTGCTGTTCCTCATAGTATGGCAGCTGATCGGTCCCCGTCTCCTGTGA
- a CDS encoding ABC transporter ATP-binding protein, translating into MDDSVLMEARGLRMHYPVREGLLRRQASWVKAVDGVDLCIRRGETVGLVGESGCGKTTIARCLLHLIRPTAGHVYFSMPEEVRCRMMELERELERCEGSDNAHRGREPVAAELASINERYSLGAMNAGQLRLQRRNMQMVFQDPYASLNPRMLVKDIVGEPLIVHGVTRGEDTEVRVRELMEMVGLSADHLYRYPHEFSGGQRQRIGIARALALRPELVVLDEPTSALDVSVQAQILNMLNELQSELHLTYLFISHDLSTVRYMSDRVNVMYLGKIVESAPAPELFEAPLHPYTKGLISSIPVPDPARRRDRAPLAGEMPSPSEPPRGCRFHTRCRYRMPRCENEEPPLIEVTKDHFVACHLRSGSDDHGN; encoded by the coding sequence ATGGACGATAGCGTCCTGATGGAAGCCCGGGGTTTGAGGATGCACTATCCTGTCCGCGAAGGACTTCTGCGAAGGCAGGCCTCCTGGGTGAAGGCCGTGGACGGAGTGGACCTGTGCATCCGGAGGGGTGAGACGGTGGGGCTCGTGGGAGAGTCCGGCTGCGGAAAAACTACAATAGCGCGGTGCCTCCTCCACCTTATACGGCCTACCGCGGGACATGTGTACTTCAGCATGCCCGAAGAGGTGAGGTGCCGGATGATGGAGCTGGAGCGTGAACTGGAGAGGTGCGAGGGATCGGACAATGCGCACAGGGGACGTGAGCCGGTGGCCGCGGAGCTCGCCTCCATCAACGAGCGGTACTCGCTGGGAGCGATGAACGCAGGGCAGCTCCGGCTGCAGAGGAGGAACATGCAGATGGTCTTCCAGGATCCCTACGCGTCATTGAACCCGCGCATGCTGGTCAAGGACATAGTAGGCGAACCGCTGATCGTCCATGGAGTGACCAGGGGAGAGGATACGGAAGTCCGTGTCAGGGAGCTGATGGAGATGGTGGGACTGAGCGCGGACCACCTGTACCGCTACCCTCACGAGTTCTCAGGAGGGCAAAGACAGAGGATAGGCATCGCCCGAGCTTTGGCCCTGAGGCCGGAGCTGGTGGTGCTGGACGAGCCCACGTCCGCCCTGGACGTATCCGTGCAGGCACAGATCCTCAATATGCTGAACGAGCTGCAGTCGGAGCTCCACCTTACCTACCTGTTCATCTCCCACGACCTCAGCACCGTTCGTTACATGTCCGATCGGGTGAACGTCATGTACCTGGGCAAGATCGTGGAATCCGCTCCCGCCCCGGAGCTGTTCGAGGCCCCGCTCCATCCCTATACGAAGGGGTTGATCTCGTCCATCCCCGTTCCGGATCCGGCCCGAAGAAGGGATAGGGCACCTCTGGCGGGCGAGATGCCCTCTCCTTCGGAACCCCCCCGGGGGTGCCGGTTCCATACACGGTGCAGGTATCGAATGCCGAGGTGCGAGAACGAGGAACCTCCATTGATCGAGGTCACAAAGGACCACTTCGTGGCATGCCACCTGCGGAGCGGGTCCGATGACCATGGCAATTAG
- a CDS encoding ABC transporter ATP-binding protein, with the protein MVETSIILEIEDLRVEFIRYDGVVQALDGVDVRIRRSEVFGLVGETGCGKSVTAECILRLLPMPPGRITSGHIFFSMPDDSRSKMMGLKNMTEDESVHPSSTEDGHLAARLELDDLIHKWDMLARSDGYMRKIRGNLISMIFQDPMSSLNPVLSIGEQMSEVMLAHERKELASAVLRRLGGSPGADGEDPSYKEAGEESPSMSSAGGFDRHFLKKMSEEPDAFTLKIASRVPLLRRFERLVKEEALNRSKAMLESVNIADPVQVLNSYPFELSGGMQQRVMIAMALACRPWLLIADEPTTALDVTIQAQILKLIKDMQRETGTSVLLITHNLGVVAETCYRVGVMYAGVVVETAATSDIFRAPLHPYTQGLIRSIPGAIDRSVHLEVIKGTVPDLIHPPSGCRFHPRCPQAMERCSWEKPRKVEVRPGHEVCCHLYGGEGTDGR; encoded by the coding sequence ATGGTAGAGACCAGCATCATACTGGAGATCGAGGACCTTCGTGTCGAGTTCATCAGGTACGACGGTGTGGTGCAGGCCCTGGACGGGGTCGATGTGCGCATCAGGAGAAGCGAGGTATTCGGTCTGGTAGGCGAGACCGGATGCGGCAAGAGCGTCACCGCCGAGTGCATCCTGAGGCTGCTCCCCATGCCTCCGGGACGGATCACCTCGGGGCATATCTTCTTCTCCATGCCCGATGACAGCAGGTCAAAGATGATGGGGCTGAAGAACATGACCGAGGATGAGAGCGTCCACCCAAGCAGTACTGAGGACGGGCATCTGGCCGCGAGGTTGGAGTTGGACGATCTTATACATAAATGGGACATGCTCGCCCGCAGCGATGGCTACATGCGGAAGATAAGGGGGAACCTTATCTCCATGATCTTCCAGGACCCCATGTCCTCGCTCAACCCCGTGCTCTCCATCGGCGAGCAGATGAGCGAGGTGATGCTCGCTCATGAGCGCAAGGAGCTGGCATCGGCCGTCTTGAGGCGGCTCGGGGGCAGCCCCGGTGCAGATGGGGAAGACCCTTCCTACAAGGAGGCTGGCGAGGAATCGCCATCCATGAGCTCGGCAGGCGGATTCGATCGCCACTTCTTGAAAAAGATGAGCGAGGAACCGGACGCGTTCACGCTGAAGATAGCATCCAGGGTGCCCCTGCTCAGAAGATTTGAGAGGCTGGTCAAGGAAGAGGCGCTGAACCGGTCCAAGGCCATGCTCGAGAGCGTCAACATCGCGGACCCCGTTCAGGTGCTGAACTCCTACCCCTTCGAGCTGTCAGGAGGGATGCAACAGCGGGTCATGATCGCCATGGCCCTGGCCTGCCGCCCCTGGCTGCTTATCGCCGATGAGCCCACGACGGCCTTGGATGTCACGATCCAGGCGCAGATACTGAAGCTCATTAAGGATATGCAGAGGGAGACCGGCACCTCCGTCCTGCTGATAACCCATAACCTGGGGGTGGTGGCAGAGACCTGCTACCGGGTGGGGGTGATGTACGCCGGCGTCGTGGTGGAGACCGCGGCCACTTCCGACATCTTCCGAGCACCCCTTCACCCCTACACCCAGGGATTGATACGCTCTATCCCTGGCGCGATCGATCGCAGCGTGCACCTGGAGGTGATCAAGGGGACGGTCCCTGACCTCATCCATCCTCCATCGGGCTGCCGGTTCCACCCCCGCTGCCCCCAGGCTATGGAAAGATGCTCCTGGGAGAAGCCCAGGAAAGTGGAGGTGAGGCCTGGGCATGAGGTTTGCTGTCACCTTTATGGTGGGGAGGGAACCGATGGACGATAG
- a CDS encoding ABC transporter permease — protein MRRSMFLLRRNPLAIIGLAMMLFVVMVAILAPLLAPPLPERLQPDPIINRMDLQSPKPPGTNYTFQYLGTDGQFRSTTISYPFGTGESGEDIYYGVIWGARTSLTIAIVIVGIAALIGMVLGSIAGYYGGVIDEVLMRITDVFLSIPAIILALAIVAVLTRSLENIVLAMIIAWWPAYARLVRGQVLSIKESAYVESARAIGAGGGRIIFRHIMPNSLSPMLVAVTMDMGTVVLAAAGLSFIGFSQPGLCEWGRMISAGSELIFSQVLYDGNLYNPYWAWVIPGAFIFIFVMGFNLLGDGLRDVLDPRMRR, from the coding sequence GTGCGCAGGTCCATGTTCCTGCTTCGCCGCAACCCCCTCGCCATCATCGGGTTGGCCATGATGCTCTTTGTGGTCATGGTGGCCATCCTGGCGCCGCTCCTGGCGCCCCCCCTTCCGGAGAGGTTACAGCCGGACCCCATCATCAACCGTATGGACCTACAATCGCCCAAGCCTCCAGGGACGAACTACACCTTCCAGTACCTGGGCACGGACGGGCAGTTCAGGTCGACCACCATTTCCTACCCCTTCGGCACCGGTGAATCGGGCGAGGACATCTACTACGGGGTCATCTGGGGTGCGAGGACATCGCTCACGATCGCCATCGTCATCGTGGGCATCGCCGCCCTCATCGGGATGGTCCTGGGCTCCATCGCCGGTTACTATGGAGGGGTGATCGACGAAGTCCTGATGCGAATAACCGATGTGTTCCTATCCATACCGGCGATCATCCTGGCGCTGGCCATCGTGGCCGTTCTCACCAGGTCCCTGGAGAACATCGTCCTGGCCATGATCATCGCATGGTGGCCTGCATACGCCAGATTGGTGAGGGGGCAGGTCCTGTCGATCAAGGAGAGCGCGTATGTGGAGTCGGCCCGGGCCATAGGAGCGGGGGGCGGGAGGATAATCTTCAGGCACATAATGCCCAATTCCCTCTCGCCCATGCTGGTGGCGGTGACCATGGACATGGGGACGGTGGTCCTTGCCGCCGCCGGCCTGTCCTTTATCGGTTTCAGCCAACCGGGACTGTGCGAATGGGGGAGGATGATATCTGCTGGCTCGGAGCTTATCTTCTCCCAGGTGCTGTACGACGGAAACCTGTACAATCCCTACTGGGCATGGGTCATCCCGGGGGCGTTCATCTTCATCTTCGTCATGGGGTTCAACCTACTGGGGGATGGTCTGCGGGATGTTCTCGATCCCAGGATGAGGAGGTGA
- a CDS encoding ABC transporter permease: MRMRTYIVRRLLLLIPVLIGISIFVFCLTRIGGDPAAIYISPHMSAEEREIVRESLHLNDDIFTQYFYWLSAILRGDWGLDPTNGDVPVTQSIMEFFPATLELTLISVFIAVIIGLFLGTLSASHKDRGIDHSTRIMALLGVSLPIFVLALILQYVFYFQLGWLPAVQRYDVVLFGQYSVGWNSYTGMFLADSLLNGNMTMFVDGVKHIILPSLTLAFSLIAVITRIMRTSMVEVLNQDYIKAARAKGLPERLVIARHARRNALIPTATVVGMSFGALLGGAVIIETIFSWPGLGRWSTQAIVQLASAPIMGFVLFTAVLIVLSSLVVDIMYAYLDPRVKLG, encoded by the coding sequence TTGAGGATGAGAACCTACATCGTCCGGAGATTGCTCCTGCTGATCCCCGTTCTCATAGGCATCTCCATTTTCGTGTTCTGCCTGACGCGCATAGGGGGCGATCCAGCGGCCATATACATCAGCCCCCATATGTCCGCCGAGGAGAGGGAGATCGTCAGGGAAAGTCTCCATCTGAACGATGACATCTTCACTCAATATTTCTATTGGCTATCGGCCATCCTTCGAGGGGACTGGGGGTTGGACCCCACCAACGGCGACGTTCCGGTAACGCAGAGCATCATGGAGTTCTTCCCCGCCACGCTGGAACTGACACTTATCAGCGTATTCATAGCCGTCATCATCGGCCTGTTCCTAGGTACACTATCGGCATCTCACAAGGACCGGGGCATCGATCACAGTACGAGGATCATGGCCTTATTGGGAGTATCACTTCCCATATTCGTCCTGGCCCTCATATTGCAGTACGTCTTCTATTTTCAACTGGGCTGGCTCCCGGCAGTGCAGCGATACGATGTCGTCCTCTTCGGGCAGTACTCTGTGGGATGGAACTCTTACACCGGAATGTTCCTGGCGGATTCTCTCCTAAACGGCAATATGACCATGTTCGTCGATGGTGTCAAGCACATCATACTTCCATCTTTGACCCTGGCCTTCTCCTTGATCGCGGTCATAACCAGGATCATGAGGACGAGCATGGTGGAGGTGCTCAACCAGGACTACATCAAGGCCGCCCGGGCCAAGGGGCTGCCGGAGAGGCTGGTGATCGCGAGGCACGCCCGCAGGAACGCTCTAATACCTACGGCCACGGTGGTCGGCATGTCCTTCGGCGCCCTCCTTGGCGGCGCGGTCATAATCGAGACCATATTCTCCTGGCCGGGGCTGGGGAGATGGTCCACGCAGGCCATCGTGCAGCTGGCCTCGGCACCTATAATGGGCTTCGTCCTCTTCACGGCCGTACTGATCGTACTGTCGAGCCTGGTCGTTGATATAATGTATGCATACCTTGACCCTCGGGTCAAGCTCGGGTGA